CTGACTTGACGAAGTTGAGAGGGTTGTTGATCTCATGCACGATGCCGGCGCTGAGCCGTCCGATTGAGGCCAGCTTCTCGCTCTGGTTCAACTGGGCCTCGGTTTCGCGCAGGCGCTGCAACGTGGCTGAAAGCTCCTCATTGCGGCGGGTCAGTTCTTCCCGCTGCGCCTCTACCTTGCAACGGTTCACAAATTCACGCAGACGGATGGCGTGATGCTGGCGGCTGCCGCAGTAGAGAATCACGCAGGTCAGCAGGATGAAGAGCGTGTTGTTGATGAACAGGCCGATGGAGCTCAGGTTCCCGTCATACTTGAGATTAGGTATGGTGGCGGCAAAATAAAACAGCAGCACCAGTGCCACCGTGATGCCGATCTCGCGGAAGGTCCAGTGGAAGACAAAGGAGGTGCCCACCAGGCAGAGCATCAGCCCCGCATAGTAACTGGAACCGCCATCACCCGAAAAATAGATCATCAGGCAGATGGCCATGGCTGGCAGCAAGGGCAGGATCACGGGATAAACGCGGTGATAATGGGCTGCCCAGGGACGGTCCAACGCCAGCAGCAGCGGAATGCACATTGCTGAACAGAGGATGCGCAGCAACACAAACTCCCAAAAATGAGAGGGGTAGGCCAGCCAATCCAGCACGGCGCAAAAAGGCACGAGCACCATGACAAACCACGCGCCGAGCCGGGCGTTTCGCATGTTCAAGTCCTGGAGCTCTCCTTCAAAACGAGCAGACTTTTCTGCTGCAGCCAGGATTTCTGGGTCCAGAGGTGGTGATACTCTAGGCGTCACCACCACCTGTCTCGCTGCTGCGGGGAAATGCAGCGGAGCCGTGTTTGGCGAACTTTGGGTTAGAGCAGTCACAATTTGTATAATTTTTGTAAATTATACTGAATTGAGAAAACGTGGCAACTCTTTCTTTTAGACCTCTTTAAAACTCTTAAAGCTCAATCATACCCCTGCAAGACAAGCTGATCCTGGAGCTAACGAAGATCTGTTAGGCGCCTATAAAGCTAGCGACGAATATGTAAGAAATAATTCACGCCTTCAGGTTCCCAATGAATCTGGACTTGGTCCGGAGAGGCTCCCGCGCGGGCTGCCAAGGCGGTAAGGGTTTCTCGGCTGCGGTGAATGAGCTGCCAGTGACCCAGCAACTCCATGTAGTCGCGGCTCGGATTGAAGTCGGAAAAATTCCCTACCACGACCTCGCCGCCGGGCTTCGTTACGGCCATCATGGCCTTCAGCACATGCACAAACAGACGGTCGCTGAGGTAATCAAAGAGTCCTGCCGACCAGGTGAGATCGTAGCCTCGGGTGGGGACGAAGCGCAGCACATTGCGATGGTGAAAGTGAAGCTGGGACTCCCAGGGAGAGCACAGATTTTGGG
The Prosthecobacter algae genome window above contains:
- a CDS encoding sensor histidine kinase; translated protein: MRNARLGAWFVMVLVPFCAVLDWLAYPSHFWEFVLLRILCSAMCIPLLLALDRPWAAHYHRVYPVILPLLPAMAICLMIYFSGDGGSSYYAGLMLCLVGTSFVFHWTFREIGITVALVLLFYFAATIPNLKYDGNLSSIGLFINNTLFILLTCVILYCGSRQHHAIRLREFVNRCKVEAQREELTRRNEELSATLQRLRETEAQLNQSEKLASIGRLSAGIVHEINNPLNFVKSALFVLKKKTRNLPPETVESMGQILTDIGEGVDRVASIVSDLRTFAHPENKGSSPINLQQAVAKANRLMAKQIGDAQAVMHCDVPTDLTALGDENHIIQILINLIQNSLDAIQAHPTPELSIHTTREGEDLLLHVRDNGSGIPEDHLQRIFDPFFTTKEVGQGMGLGLSLCYRMMQGMNGSITATSELGSHTEFTLRFKPAAAPAAA